Genomic segment of Panicum virgatum strain AP13 chromosome 9N, P.virgatum_v5, whole genome shotgun sequence:
TAGGTTGGCGCGCTATGCGCGCCTATTTAAAAGAAATCGACTTAAACTAATAATGGGAAAAATATTATCTCCTATTATATTCAAAACAATATAGTATCGACATATTGAatcaaatataaaaattatagtaaattagCATGGTAGTTTAGAGTCTAAGAGGGTGCTAGTTCCAAACATTTTAGTGAAGAGGTACATATAGCTTTTTTTAGGAGTTCACTATTTTTTTTATGCTAATAGGTATAGTTGATGGATTGGTTTACATTGATTATTAGTTtttatagaagaaaaaaaataaaattagcgATGAATGAAtaattcaattatatttttcgAGTTTATAAAGTGAAAGCAAAGTCCAAAAAGTAGTAGGGCTACCGCATGCGAACGTAGTATACAAAGTCTAGCAATTATATTTGTATATAGAgagtaattaaatatattttgtatttttaaataatggaagaaatattttttttttaaaaaaagaccCACGGTGGGTCCCACGAAATAATATGCGCGGATCCCAACTGAATAATACGTGGGTCCCACTTGAATGGTACGTGGGCCCCACCTGAACAGTGTGCGGgtcccacccaaatagtatgtgGGTCCCACCTAAATAGAATGTGGGTCCCAAGGGGTCCGCATGAACAGTACATGGGTACGTGGGCCCCCCAAGTGGGTCCCACCTAAATAGTACATGTGTCCcgcgtgggtcccgcctgaatagtcgtgggtcccgcctgaatagtacgtgggtcccacatgGATCCCGctgaatagtatgtgggacccgcatgaacagtgcacgggcccacgtggggccacAACGCACGGCGTTGCTCCAAATCTTGGAGCCTTAGTATAGTATattaattaataaataaatacaattctggCTTTTAATTCGTCGCCAACGATGTCTGCTgcagagcaggggcggcgcctcCAAGTAGCAGAAGAATATCGCCATGCACTGCTTCCGGTTCCCGAGctgggagcgggagcgggagcgggagggcgacgagcggcgcgggccggcggcgacggggcggTCGCTGTCGACGCGGTCCAACAGCAGCACCACGTCCACGGACCCCGACGTGCGGCGGTCGGCGTCCGAGTGCTGCTCCCTCAACGCGTCGGAGCTGAGCAGCGCCGGCTCCTTCGGGCGGTGCCGGCAGCTCTCGCTGTCGCAGCGGCCGCCCAACGCGCTCCGCATCTTCACCTTCCAGGAGCTCAAGTCCGCCACCCGCGGGTTCAGCCGCGCGCTCATGCTCGGCGAGGGCGGCTTCGGCTGCGTCTACCGGGGCACCATCCGGAGCGCGCTCGAGCCGCGCCGGAGCCTCGACGTCGCCATCAAGCAGCTCGGCCGCAAGGGCCTGCAGGGGCACAAGGAGTGGATGACGGAGGTGAACGTGCTCGGGGTCGTCGACCACGCCAACCTCGTCAAGCTCATCGGCTACTGCGCCGAGGACGAAGAGCGGGGGATGCAGCTGCTGCTCGTCTACGAGTTCATGCCCAACGGGAGCCTGGCCGACCATCTGTCCGCGAGGTCGCCGCGGCCGGCCTCATGGGCGATGAGGCTCAGGGTGGCGCTCGACACCGCTCGAGGGTTGAAGTATCTCCATGAAGAATCCG
This window contains:
- the LOC120691975 gene encoding serine/threonine-protein kinase PCRK1-like, coding for MHCFRFPSWEREREREGDERRGPAATGRSLSTRSNSSTTSTDPDVRRSASECCSLNASELSSAGSFGRCRQLSLSQRPPNALRIFTFQELKSATRGFSRALMLGEGGFGCVYRGTIRSALEPRRSLDVAIKQLGRKGLQGHKEWMTEVNVLGVVDHANLVKLIGYCAEDEERGMQLLLVYEFMPNGSLADHLSARSPRPASWAMRLRVALDTARGLKYLHEESEFKIIFRDLKPSNILLDENWNAKLSDFGLARLGPQEGSHVSTAVVGTIGYAAPEYIHTGRLSTKNDIWSFGVVLYELLTGRRPLDRNRPRGEQNLVDWVKPYSSDAKKLETVIDPRLQGNYSIKSAAQLALVANKCLVRHARYRPKMSEVLEMVQKIVESSELGTPEHPLISNSKELVSDEKKRKGLDLKRRITDIRAGEGRWFAWQRWTPKLVRTQ